One part of the Anopheles coustani chromosome 2, idAnoCousDA_361_x.2, whole genome shotgun sequence genome encodes these proteins:
- the LOC131264798 gene encoding uncharacterized protein LOC131264798: protein MATPVSKIRIRPSRYERSDRTDRKETCKMVDDFERNFITLLKRNPIDRRMDRSLSRRLTERTNRCIEAVRRKDFSSPPFGWHRENAKGGHEAQDMVSQPDRAAVQMQVTIEPKSKPRPLPPRVEDWMGNFLRKPTRKRILWRSKRYETEPCNQEASERVDQQMDAGVDDFVRWMNGLGAERSTLTKDIVKQLFSSGSTDETSRALNIAPKEIRAVAESVAAEWNLPQMALDYRIAEVRARNRKWSASGTGPRIAFGRALPWELRPVGEAHEGGEDVEQPDVPEHLMSLERLFRDICHLRSVKYLVDYLNERPALPKPRFLEEKGLFHRTDVVQPVPFYTKILSQKSIAESIRN from the coding sequence ATGGCCACCCCAGTGTCGAAGATCCGTATCCGTCCGTCGCGGTACGAACGAAGCGACCGAACGGACAGGAAGGAAACGTGCAAAATGGTGGACGATTTCGAGCGAAACTTCATCACCCTGCTGAAGCGAAACCCAATCGACCGAAGAATGGACCGAAGTTTGTCCCGCCGGTTGACCGAGCGAACGAACCGGTGCATCGAGGCGGTAAGGAGGAAGGACTTTTCATCACCACCCTTCGGCTGGCACCGGGAGAATGCAAAAGGCGGCCACGAAGCACAGGACATGGTTTCCCAACCGGACCGTGCCGCCGTGCAGATGCAGGTGACAATCGAGCCAAAGAGCAAACCGCGTCCCTTGCCACCGCGGGTGGAAGATTGGATGGGCAACTTTCTCCGGAAGCCGACTCGGAAGCGCATCCTGTGGCGTTCGAAGCGGTACGAAACCGAACCGTGCAACCAGGAAGCATCGGAACGGGTGGATCAACAGATGGACGCGGGTGTGGATGATTTCGTCCGCTGGATGAACGGACTCGGTGCGGAACGGTCCACCTTGACGAAGGACATCGTGAAGCAGCTGTTCTCCAGCGGGTCGACCGATGAAACGTCGCGTGCACTGAACATTGCGCCGAAGGAGATTCGAGCCGTGGCGGAGTCGGTCGCTGCCGAGTGGAATCTGCCACAGATGGCCCTGGATTATCGGATCGCCGAAGTTCGCGCCCGTAACCGGAAGTGGTCGGCAAGCGGAACCGGACCGAGAATTGCCTTCGGCCGTGCGCTGCCATGGGAACTTCGACCGGTCGGAGAAGCGCACGAAGGCGGTGAAGATGTGGAACAGCCAGACGTACCGGAGCATCTGATGAGTTTGGAGCGACTGTTTCGAGACATCTGCCACCTGCGATCGGTGAAGTATCTCGTGGACTACCTGAACGAACGACCTGCCCTGCCAAAGCCACGGTTTCTGGAAGAGAAGGGCCTGTTCCATCGCACTGATGTGGTCCAGCCGGTTCCGTTCTATACAAAAATATTATCACAAAAATCGATAGCTGAGAGCATAAGAAACTGA